Sequence from the Helianthus annuus cultivar XRQ/B chromosome 13, HanXRQr2.0-SUNRISE, whole genome shotgun sequence genome:
aatacATTACTGGGCTCAAGTTTCCTTAACAATGAAGCTTTCTGTCGGCTCTTGCTGGGCCGCGGGTTAGGTCCTTTTCTATAAATGGGCTCGAGTCTTGAGTAGCTTTATCCTGATACCATTATTAAATATTAACCATCCATGCATGATGCATGGTATACAATTAGCTTGATATGGGCTACTATTAAACAATCTTGGGCTGGACTCAAAACCCAAACAttgttatatttattttcatgtttatttgttaagaaACATAAGACAAAGCAAAAGATCCACTTTAATGATGAGCATACATAGTACAACAATTTTTATTCAATGATATAAACAACAAATCATTTGAACTACAAAATCATCCTTAATTTTGAATCCTATGCAACTTGATCAAACCGAAATTAAATTCAGTAACTTTCCACTATGGTGTTACATGAACTCCAACCGACGGCATCATCTCCTTGACCCGATTCTCTTTGGGCCAACATCCACTCGAGCTCACTGGGCCTACATGGCACCACAAGCGCACCCTCATGGTTAAACCCATACTCCTCGGCTGCTCTCTCCAACAATCTTTGAAACGACGGTTGATCAAGATATGCTAACGGAACCACAAACCTcctttcttcctcatcatcggATGCAATCACCGCAAAATGCCCTTCTTTCACATCTTCAGGGACCGTTTCTTGGCCCGGCCCAAAACTCATATTCCTCGGCCCCCAATTCTTGGCTTGTAGAAGACTCTTTTGAAGCTTCTCTATAACCACTTTAAGCTTTAAAATCCCATTATTTTTCTTTGCAAAACTTTGTGTTTTTAACTTACCCATTTTGTGTATTCTCTCTTTTTGACCAAACAGTTTGCATTCATCATTAGTTTGACATCCTTTTTATAGGCTACTTGAGGAAAAGACTAGCTTATCATGTATTTCActatttgtgtgtgtgtgtgtgaatgaAGGTGTAACAAGTGCATGTGCATGGTAACAGCCCATGAATGAAGGGTCATTGTTTGTGTTGAGTCACATCTATCCGTTATATTTCAACAAATTTAATGATCTCAATCTAAGGTACATCCAAATTGAAAGTATAAACCCGGCCCATCGGTCTTAACCCAAAATTAGGGGCCGCAATTAGGCGGATTAGTTTGTGCAAATTGGATAATCAAGTACAAATTTGTATGATTACATACACCAAACAAATGAGCGCCAAACACAAAGTGGAGGACTAAAGTAAATCATGTAGGGGCGTAAATAAGCTGAGCTGCTCATAGGTTCCTTGAGATGGGCTCGTAAAAAGGTTTGAAATGAATCAAGCTTAAACGAGTTTAAGCATGAGCTTGAGCTTAAATTGAAGCTCATTTGATAACGAGCTCGAGTCCAGGCTCATTTACTAAGGAGCTTAATTTGGAGCTCACTATAATAATCTTTTAAGATCGGaatatttactaaataaaataCCAACATTCGTGTTTATTTCCTTGTTATTAAAGTCAATTTTAAACTTTGAGATCACTTTATTGTGATTATCATGTTTTTCTACTTAAAATTAGTTATGGACGTCttctatatgtgtgtgtataataTATAGAGACGCTCATTTCAAAAGTAATAATATGTTGACAACAACGTAATTCACTTGTATGTATTGTTTTGAATGTGATACAATAG
This genomic interval carries:
- the LOC110902757 gene encoding auxin-responsive protein SAUR50-like; this encodes MGKLKTQSFAKKNNGILKLKVVIEKLQKSLLQAKNWGPRNMSFGPGQETVPEDVKEGHFAVIASDDEEERRFVVPLAYLDQPSFQRLLERAAEEYGFNHEGALVVPCRPSELEWMLAQRESGQGDDAVGWSSCNTIVESY